In Acidaminococcus timonensis, one DNA window encodes the following:
- a CDS encoding alpha-hydroxy-acid oxidizing protein, giving the protein MDYKELMENARKCLGKCKGCPVCNGVACRNTIPGPGAKGVGDTAIRNYNKWQEIRVVMDTLCAKRPVDTSLELFGKTFKYPIFAGPVGAVAMHYSDKYNDVTYNAELVPGAAEAGIAAFTGDGMDPQVMQGATAAIKACGGLGVPTVKPWNTQMISEKMEQVKDSHAFAVAMDVDAAGLPFLKNFVPPAGSKSVEEMKEIIQMAGRPFIIKGIMSVKGALKAKEAGASAIVVSNHGGRVLDQSPATAEVLEEIAVAVGGTMKIFVDGGIRSGVDVFKALAMGADAVLIARPFVNAVYGGGREGVKILADKLGAELADTMEMCGAASLKEITADMIRK; this is encoded by the coding sequence ATGGATTATAAGGAACTGATGGAAAACGCACGGAAATGTCTGGGGAAGTGCAAGGGCTGTCCCGTCTGCAACGGGGTGGCCTGTCGCAATACGATTCCGGGACCCGGAGCCAAGGGTGTGGGCGATACCGCCATCCGTAACTATAACAAGTGGCAGGAAATCCGGGTGGTCATGGATACCCTGTGTGCCAAACGGCCGGTGGATACCAGCCTGGAACTGTTCGGCAAGACCTTCAAATACCCGATCTTTGCCGGCCCGGTAGGGGCTGTGGCCATGCACTACAGCGACAAGTACAATGATGTGACGTACAATGCAGAACTGGTGCCCGGTGCGGCCGAAGCGGGCATCGCCGCCTTCACCGGCGACGGTATGGATCCCCAGGTGATGCAGGGGGCCACGGCTGCCATCAAGGCCTGCGGCGGCCTGGGCGTGCCCACGGTGAAACCCTGGAATACCCAGATGATCTCTGAAAAGATGGAACAGGTGAAGGATTCCCATGCGTTTGCCGTGGCCATGGATGTGGATGCGGCCGGATTGCCTTTCCTGAAGAATTTTGTGCCTCCTGCGGGGAGCAAATCTGTCGAGGAAATGAAAGAAATCATCCAAATGGCCGGCCGGCCCTTCATCATCAAAGGCATCATGAGCGTGAAGGGTGCCCTGAAGGCCAAAGAAGCCGGTGCCTCTGCCATTGTGGTCTCCAACCATGGGGGCCGTGTACTGGACCAGAGCCCGGCCACGGCAGAAGTGCTGGAAGAAATTGCCGTAGCGGTGGGCGGTACCATGAAAATCTTTGTGGACGGTGGCATCCGCAGCGGCGTGGACGTGTTCAAGGCCCTGGCCATGGGTGCTGATGCCGTACTGATTGCCCGTCCCTTCGTGAACGCGGTGTACGGTGGCGGCAGGGAAGGCGTGAAGATCCTGGCAGACAAGCTGGGCGCCGAACTGGCCGATACCATGGAAATGTGCGGGGCTGCTTCTTTGAAGGAAATCACTGCGGACATGATCCGGAAATAA
- the galU gene encoding UTP--glucose-1-phosphate uridylyltransferase GalU, translating to MMKVRKAVIPAAGFGTRFLPETKAMPKEMLPIVDKPTIQYIVEEILESGIEQILIISGHAKRAIEDHFDSSPELEEHLYETGKIELLKQIRKISDIKIHYVRQKYQRGLGDAILCAKDFIDGEPFGVILGDDVVYNGNGEPALKQLIDQYDKTGGTIIGCQVVRPEQVSAYGIIDGAETEDHNLLKVKDMVEKPSVEEAPSRFAALGRYVITPDVFDILDETKPGKGGEIQLTDALRVMAHNESVYAYNFTGKRYDTGDKLGYLKATVEFALRRKDLGPAFKEYLKELTKTL from the coding sequence ATGATGAAAGTCCGTAAAGCCGTCATCCCCGCCGCCGGGTTCGGCACCCGGTTCCTGCCGGAAACCAAGGCCATGCCGAAAGAGATGCTGCCCATTGTGGATAAACCCACCATCCAGTACATTGTGGAAGAAATCCTGGAAAGCGGCATTGAACAGATCCTGATCATTTCCGGCCATGCCAAGCGGGCCATCGAGGATCATTTCGACTCTTCCCCGGAACTGGAGGAACACCTGTACGAAACGGGTAAAATCGAACTGCTGAAGCAGATCCGGAAGATTTCCGACATCAAAATCCACTATGTGCGCCAGAAATACCAGCGAGGACTGGGGGACGCCATCCTGTGTGCCAAAGATTTCATCGACGGGGAACCCTTCGGTGTGATCCTGGGCGACGACGTGGTGTATAACGGGAACGGGGAACCGGCCCTGAAGCAGCTCATTGACCAGTATGACAAGACCGGCGGCACCATCATCGGCTGTCAGGTGGTACGGCCGGAGCAGGTGTCTGCCTACGGAATCATCGATGGCGCGGAAACAGAAGACCATAACCTGCTGAAGGTAAAGGATATGGTGGAGAAACCCAGCGTGGAAGAGGCTCCCAGCCGGTTCGCTGCCCTGGGCCGCTATGTGATTACACCGGATGTGTTCGATATCCTGGACGAAACCAAACCGGGCAAGGGAGGAGAGATCCAGCTCACCGACGCCCTGCGGGTGATGGCTCATAATGAAAGCGTCTATGCCTACAATTTTACCGGCAAGCGCTATGATACAGGGGACAAGCTGGGCTATCTGAAGGCCACGGTGGAATTCGCCCTGCGCCGCAAGGACCTGGGACCGGCGTTCAAGGAATATTTGAAAGAACTGACGAAAACCCTGTAA
- a CDS encoding ribose-phosphate diphosphokinase, which produces MLGDKTGEDMAIFSGNANPDLAREIAAYLGTTVGDAVINRFNNGEVQVMINESVRGKDVFVIQPTCGPAVNDNVMELLIMCDAFKRASARHITAVVPFYGYARQDRKARGREPITAKLMADLMTVSGITRLVTVDLHAAQIQGFFDIPVDHMPGGPILADYVKEKGFAPEDMVVISPDLGGVSRARNIANRLECGLAIIDKRRPEPGVAEVMNLIGNVEGKICIMVDDIVDTAGSLCEGAKALKKFGAKDIYACVTHPILTDPALSRIAQSEIKELIVTNTIPLPPNKKHPKITQLSVAPILAETILRIYNQLSISQLFEI; this is translated from the coding sequence ATGTTGGGTGATAAAACAGGCGAAGACATGGCTATTTTCTCCGGTAACGCCAATCCTGATCTGGCACGGGAAATCGCTGCCTATCTGGGTACCACGGTAGGGGATGCGGTCATTAACCGCTTCAACAACGGTGAAGTACAAGTCATGATCAATGAAAGTGTCCGTGGCAAGGATGTATTTGTCATCCAACCGACCTGCGGACCGGCAGTCAACGATAACGTCATGGAACTGCTGATCATGTGCGATGCTTTCAAGAGAGCCAGCGCACGTCATATCACGGCGGTAGTTCCTTTCTATGGCTATGCCCGGCAGGACAGAAAAGCCCGCGGCCGTGAACCCATCACTGCCAAACTGATGGCAGATCTGATGACCGTTTCTGGCATTACCCGTCTGGTAACCGTGGATCTTCATGCGGCCCAGATCCAGGGCTTCTTTGATATCCCTGTGGATCATATGCCCGGCGGCCCGATCCTGGCCGACTATGTAAAAGAAAAAGGCTTCGCTCCGGAAGACATGGTGGTCATTTCTCCGGATCTGGGCGGTGTAAGCCGTGCCCGGAACATTGCCAACCGTCTGGAATGCGGACTGGCCATCATCGACAAGAGACGGCCTGAACCTGGCGTGGCAGAAGTCATGAACCTGATCGGTAACGTGGAAGGTAAAATCTGCATCATGGTGGACGATATCGTAGATACCGCCGGTTCTCTGTGTGAAGGCGCCAAGGCGCTGAAGAAATTCGGTGCCAAAGACATCTACGCCTGCGTAACCCACCCGATCCTGACGGATCCGGCTCTGAGCCGTATTGCACAATCCGAAATCAAGGAACTGATCGTGACCAATACGATTCCTCTGCCGCCCAACAAAAAGCATCCGAAGATCACCCAGCTGTCTGTGGCTCCGATCCTGGCAGAAACCATCCTGCGGATTTACAACCAGCTGTCCATCAGCCAACTGTTCGAAATCTAA
- a CDS encoding sodium ion-translocating decarboxylase subunit beta, which yields MSNATTVFRELFAGVLAMGDWTIWVMFLIGGLLIYLGVRKGYEPVLLFPMGIGCILANIPGHFAVVPTGGGEPGFLTVLYKMGIANELFPVLIFIGIGAMCDFTPLLRKPYMMLFAAAAHLGIFAATLCAALVGFPFNEAASIGIIGAADGPTTIFVAQKFATEMLAPLTVTAFCYMSLVPIIQPPVVKLLTTREERLIRMPYQEEKPVSRTALFLFPLMVTLIAGIIAPISVPLIGALMFGNLLKVSGCTDSLSNCAQNELTNLVTLLLGITVGATMTAENILTLQVLKILCLGAVAFIFDTVGGLLFAKLANLFLKQKINPMIGACGISAFPISGRVISRMALQEDPTNFILQPAIGVNVAGQVASVVAGGLVMALIPVLM from the coding sequence ATGTCAAACGCAACAACTGTTTTCCGGGAACTGTTCGCCGGCGTCCTGGCCATGGGCGACTGGACCATCTGGGTCATGTTCCTGATCGGCGGCCTGCTGATTTATCTGGGAGTCCGCAAAGGGTATGAGCCCGTACTGCTGTTTCCCATGGGAATCGGCTGCATCCTGGCCAACATCCCCGGTCATTTTGCCGTGGTGCCCACAGGGGGCGGGGAACCGGGATTCCTTACCGTACTGTACAAAATGGGCATTGCCAATGAGCTGTTCCCGGTACTGATCTTCATCGGCATCGGCGCCATGTGCGACTTTACGCCCCTTCTGCGGAAGCCCTATATGATGCTCTTTGCCGCGGCCGCTCACCTGGGCATTTTTGCAGCCACCCTCTGTGCGGCCCTGGTCGGTTTCCCCTTCAACGAAGCTGCCTCCATTGGCATCATCGGAGCCGCCGACGGCCCCACCACCATCTTTGTGGCCCAGAAATTTGCCACCGAAATGCTGGCCCCGCTGACTGTAACTGCTTTCTGTTACATGTCCCTGGTACCCATCATCCAGCCGCCGGTGGTAAAACTGCTGACCACCCGGGAAGAACGGCTCATCCGGATGCCCTACCAGGAAGAAAAACCTGTTTCCAGGACGGCCCTGTTCCTGTTTCCCCTGATGGTCACCCTGATTGCCGGGATCATCGCTCCCATTTCCGTACCCCTGATCGGGGCCCTGATGTTCGGCAATCTGCTGAAAGTATCCGGCTGTACCGACAGCCTGTCCAACTGTGCCCAAAATGAACTGACCAATCTGGTGACCCTGCTTCTGGGAATCACCGTAGGTGCCACCATGACGGCCGAAAACATCCTGACCCTGCAGGTATTGAAGATCCTGTGCCTGGGTGCGGTGGCCTTCATATTCGATACGGTGGGCGGCCTGCTGTTCGCCAAACTGGCCAACCTGTTCCTGAAACAGAAAATCAATCCCATGATCGGAGCCTGCGGCATTTCCGCCTTCCCCATCAGCGGGCGGGTGATCAGCCGGATGGCCCTGCAGGAAGATCCCACCAACTTCATCCTGCAGCCGGCCATCGGTGTGAACGTGGCCGGGCAGGTGGCCAGTGTGGTGGCCGGGGGACTGGTCATGGCCCTGATCCCGGTGCTTATGTAA
- a CDS encoding TrkH family potassium uptake protein, producing the protein MNQIRRFSPSQLIALTFVGLILAGALLLMLPIASTDGSSLSFVDALFTATSASCVTGLVVVDTGTYFSVFGQLVVIALIQLGGLGLVLFATLFSVVMRKKIDLQSRLNIQASLNQNELDGVVRMSLRIAKYTAAIEAFFGTVLALRFFPEYGLKGIYFGYWHAVSAFCNAGFDLFGHYQSLTAFVGDPVVNLSICLCIILGGLGFAVMRDVLKKRNFRQLKLHSKLVLTVTATLIVVGTAVIAFLEWHNPGTLGSLSGSDALWASFMQSVSPRTAGFNTIDMNALRIPTMIFIILLMFIGASPASTGGGIKTTTFALILLNISQVVRGRSECEIFGRRVGNDTIFQAFAITSMSILWVVSATLLVTCLEDTSFLYALFEVVSAFATVGLSTGLSQHICTASKIILILSMYAGRVGFMTFALALTAQKPEKHIHYPKENIIIG; encoded by the coding sequence TTGAACCAGATTAGACGGTTTTCTCCCTCTCAGCTGATTGCCCTGACGTTCGTGGGGCTGATCCTGGCCGGTGCCCTGCTGCTGATGCTTCCCATCGCCAGCACGGACGGCAGCTCTCTGTCCTTTGTGGACGCCCTGTTCACAGCCACCTCAGCTTCCTGCGTCACCGGGCTGGTGGTGGTGGATACGGGGACGTATTTTTCTGTGTTCGGCCAGCTGGTGGTCATTGCTTTGATCCAACTGGGCGGCCTGGGGCTTGTGCTTTTCGCTACGCTGTTTTCGGTGGTCATGCGGAAGAAAATCGATCTCCAGTCCCGGCTGAACATCCAGGCTTCCCTGAACCAGAATGAACTGGATGGGGTGGTGCGCATGAGTCTCCGGATCGCCAAATATACGGCGGCCATTGAAGCATTTTTTGGGACGGTGCTGGCCCTGCGATTCTTTCCGGAATACGGGCTCAAGGGTATCTACTTCGGCTACTGGCACGCGGTGTCAGCGTTCTGTAACGCCGGCTTCGACCTGTTCGGCCATTACCAGAGCCTGACTGCCTTTGTGGGTGATCCCGTGGTGAACCTTTCCATCTGTCTGTGTATCATTCTGGGTGGCCTGGGCTTTGCGGTTATGCGGGATGTGCTGAAAAAACGGAATTTCCGACAGCTGAAGCTCCACAGCAAGCTGGTACTTACGGTCACAGCAACCCTGATTGTGGTGGGTACAGCCGTAATTGCTTTTCTGGAATGGCACAACCCGGGAACGTTGGGCAGCCTTTCCGGCAGTGATGCCCTGTGGGCCAGCTTCATGCAGTCCGTCAGCCCCCGTACAGCCGGATTCAACACCATCGATATGAATGCCCTGCGGATCCCCACAATGATCTTCATTATCCTGCTCATGTTCATCGGGGCCAGCCCGGCATCCACGGGCGGCGGGATCAAGACCACCACCTTTGCGCTGATCCTTCTGAACATCTCTCAGGTGGTCCGGGGCCGCAGCGAATGCGAAATCTTCGGCCGCAGGGTGGGGAACGATACCATTTTCCAGGCCTTTGCCATCACCAGCATGTCCATCCTGTGGGTGGTGTCTGCTACCCTGCTGGTGACCTGTCTGGAGGATACTTCGTTCCTGTATGCCCTGTTCGAGGTGGTGTCGGCATTCGCAACGGTGGGACTTTCCACCGGGCTCAGCCAGCATATCTGCACCGCCAGCAAGATCATCCTGATCCTGTCCATGTATGCCGGACGGGTAGGGTTCATGACCTTTGCCCTGGCGCTAACGGCACAAAAGCCGGAAAAGCATATCCATTATCCCAAAGAGAATATCATCATCGGTTAG
- a CDS encoding nitroreductase family protein → MRERNFYEAVAHRRTNYALGKNIPVTEKEIVETVEKVTREVPSAFNMQSGRVIIALGSKHDAVWNIVMETLRKIVPADKFAPTEAKVKGFAAAYGTLLYFEEMATVKKLQEQFPGYADNFPIWASQGNGMLQFALWTALTDLGLGVNIQHYNPIIDDAIKKEFQVPDSWVLVAQMPFGEAVADPKPIEKLPAGERVWVRK, encoded by the coding sequence ATGCGTGAACGGAATTTTTATGAAGCGGTGGCCCATCGGCGCACCAATTATGCCCTGGGAAAGAATATCCCGGTCACGGAAAAGGAAATCGTGGAAACGGTGGAGAAGGTGACACGGGAGGTCCCTTCGGCCTTTAACATGCAGAGCGGCCGGGTGATCATCGCCCTGGGCAGCAAGCATGATGCCGTGTGGAACATTGTGATGGAGACCCTGCGGAAAATTGTACCGGCAGACAAATTCGCTCCCACGGAAGCCAAGGTGAAGGGCTTTGCCGCTGCCTACGGGACCCTGCTGTACTTCGAAGAGATGGCTACGGTGAAGAAGCTGCAGGAACAGTTCCCGGGCTATGCGGACAACTTCCCCATCTGGGCCAGCCAGGGGAATGGGATGCTGCAGTTTGCCCTGTGGACGGCCCTGACGGATCTGGGACTGGGCGTGAATATCCAGCATTACAACCCCATTATCGATGATGCCATCAAAAAGGAATTCCAGGTGCCGGACAGCTGGGTCCTGGTGGCGCAGATGCCTTTTGGCGAAGCGGTGGCAGATCCCAAACCCATTGAAAAGCTGCCTGCCGGAGAGCGGGTATGGGTGAGAAAATAA
- the pth gene encoding aminoacyl-tRNA hydrolase yields the protein MKLVVALGNIGKEYAGTRHNIGFMVADILASRWGEESGWRKADNATYLEKRMPEKCYLIKPTTYMNNSGVAVADFANFYHIPPEEVLVIQDDMDLPVGTLRIRRKGSSGGHNGLKSIERALGSQDYPRIKVGIGHPVHEEQAVISHVLHPFRGKDRETINHVLAKAADAVEAWLKGASLSEMMENFNMKAPKKKPVPDVKPEEKENAQ from the coding sequence ATGAAATTAGTCGTTGCCCTGGGCAACATTGGAAAGGAATATGCCGGTACCCGGCACAACATCGGATTCATGGTGGCGGACATCCTGGCCAGCCGCTGGGGTGAGGAAAGCGGCTGGCGCAAGGCTGACAATGCCACCTACCTGGAAAAACGGATGCCGGAGAAATGTTATCTCATCAAACCCACCACCTACATGAACAACAGCGGGGTGGCAGTGGCGGATTTTGCCAATTTCTACCACATCCCGCCGGAAGAGGTGCTGGTGATCCAGGACGATATGGATCTGCCGGTGGGTACGCTGCGGATTCGCCGCAAAGGGTCCTCCGGGGGCCACAATGGTCTGAAATCCATCGAACGGGCTCTGGGCAGCCAGGACTATCCCCGCATTAAGGTGGGCATTGGGCATCCGGTCCATGAGGAGCAGGCCGTGATCAGCCATGTGCTCCATCCCTTTCGGGGAAAGGACAGGGAAACCATCAATCACGTACTGGCCAAAGCGGCGGATGCCGTGGAAGCCTGGCTGAAAGGAGCTTCCCTCAGTGAAATGATGGAGAACTTCAATATGAAAGCTCCCAAAAAGAAACCTGTGCCGGACGTGAAGCCGGAAGAAAAGGAGAACGCACAATGA